From one Populus alba chromosome 17, ASM523922v2, whole genome shotgun sequence genomic stretch:
- the LOC118053340 gene encoding rust resistance kinase Lr10-like, with translation MYDDIEKFLQSHDNDLMPIRYTYSDIKKITNGFKDKLGEGGFGSVYKGKLRSGRFAAVKLLGKSKANGQDFINEVATIERIHHVNIVQLIGYTVEGSKHALIYEFMPNGSLEKYIFSRQGSVPLSNEKIYEIALGVARGIEYLHQDFGLAKLYPTNNNTVPLTVARGTMGYMAPELCYKNIGGVSYKADVYSYGMLLMEMVGRRKNLNAFANHSSQIYFPSWVYDQVSEEKDIEVQEDAMEHEKKTTKKMIIMALWCIQLKPVDCPSMHKVVEMLKSLNA, from the exons ATGTATGACGACATTGAAAAATTCTTGCAAAGTCATGATAATGATCTCATGCCGATAAGGTACACTTACTCAGATATTAAGAAGATAACCAACGGATTTAAAGACAAGTTGGGTGAAGGGGGCTTTGGCTCAGTGTATAAGGGAAAGCTTCGTAGTGGTCGTTTTGCAGCAGTTAAATTATTGGGCAAGTCAAAAGCTAATGGACAAGATTTTATCAACGAAGTTGCCACAATTGAAAGAATTCACCATGTCAATATCGTGCAACTTATAGGCTACACTGTCGAGGGATCGAAGCATGCTCTTATATACGAGTTCATGCCTAATGGGTCTcttgaaaagtatattttttctaGGCAAGGTAGCGTTCCACTAAGCAATGAGAAAATATATGAGATTGCTCTTGGGGTGGCTCGTGGCATTGAATATCTACATCAAG ATTTTGGACTAGCCAAATTGTACCCAACAAATAATAACACCGTGCCCCTCACTGTTGCTAGAGGGACAATGGGATACATGGCTCCTGAACTATGTTATAAGAATATTGGAGGTGTCTCTTACAAAGCTGATGTCTATAGTTACGGGATGTTATTGATGGAAATGGTAGGAAGAAGAAAGAACTTGAATGCATTCGCAAATCATTCTAGCCAAATTTACTTCCCATCATGGGTTTATGACCAAGTTAGTGAAGAAAAGGACATAGAAGTACAAGAAGATGCCAtggaacatgaaaagaaaacaacgaaaaaaatgattattatggCATTGTGGTGCATACAGTTAAAGCCTGTTGATTGTCCCTCAATGCATAAAGTTGTAGAGATGCTTAAATCCCTCAATGCATAA